From the genome of Pseudomonas yamanorum, one region includes:
- a CDS encoding nucleobase:cation symporter-2 family protein: MTIPKASPQRPEDENLGVAANMAYGLQHVLTMYGGIVAVPLIVGQAAGLSPADIGLLIAASLFAGGLATLLQTLGLPFFGCQLPLVQGVSFAGVATMVAIVGSDGAGGIPAILGAVMAASLIGLLITPVFSRITKFFPPLVTGIVITTIGLTLMPVAARWAMGGNSRAADFGSMPNIGLAALTLVLVLLLSKIGSATISRLSILLAMVIGTVIAVFLGMADFSSVTQGPMFGFPTPFHFGMPTFHLAAIISMCIVVMVTLVETSADILAVGEIIDTKVDSKRLGNGLRADMLSSMFAPIFGSFTQSAFAQNVGLVAVTGVKSRYVVATGGIFLVILGLLPFMGRVIAAVPTSVLGGAGIVLFGTVAASGIRTLSKVDYRNNMNLIIVATSIGFGMIPIAAPSFYDHFPSWFATIFHSGISSSAIMAILLNLAFNHFTTGNSDQQSVFVAGTERSLCFQDVAALRDGDYFSGGKLFDAEGKEIPLLEEVPKKAAVHGRAQTSEV, from the coding sequence ATGACTATCCCGAAGGCGTCACCACAGCGGCCAGAAGACGAGAATCTCGGCGTCGCGGCCAACATGGCTTACGGCCTGCAGCATGTGCTCACCATGTACGGCGGCATCGTGGCCGTACCGTTGATCGTCGGCCAGGCGGCCGGGTTGTCCCCGGCCGATATCGGCCTGCTGATCGCCGCCTCGCTGTTCGCCGGAGGCCTGGCAACGCTGTTGCAAACCCTGGGGTTGCCGTTCTTCGGCTGCCAGTTGCCGCTGGTGCAAGGTGTGTCCTTTGCCGGGGTGGCGACCATGGTGGCGATCGTCGGCAGCGACGGTGCGGGCGGTATCCCGGCGATACTCGGGGCGGTGATGGCCGCGTCCTTGATCGGCTTGCTGATCACCCCGGTGTTCTCGCGAATAACCAAATTCTTCCCGCCGCTGGTCACCGGGATTGTGATCACGACCATCGGCCTGACCCTGATGCCCGTCGCCGCCCGCTGGGCCATGGGCGGCAACAGCCGCGCGGCGGATTTCGGCAGCATGCCGAACATCGGCCTGGCGGCGCTGACCCTGGTGCTGGTGTTGCTGCTGAGCAAGATCGGCAGCGCGACCATCTCGCGGCTGTCGATCCTGCTGGCGATGGTGATCGGTACGGTGATCGCGGTGTTCCTCGGCATGGCTGACTTTTCCAGCGTGACCCAGGGCCCGATGTTCGGCTTTCCCACGCCATTCCATTTCGGCATGCCAACCTTCCATCTGGCGGCGATCATTTCCATGTGCATCGTGGTCATGGTGACCCTTGTGGAAACCTCGGCGGACATTCTCGCAGTGGGTGAAATCATCGACACCAAGGTCGACTCCAAGCGCCTCGGCAATGGCCTGCGCGCGGATATGCTGTCGAGCATGTTTGCGCCGATCTTCGGTTCGTTCACCCAGAGCGCGTTCGCCCAGAACGTCGGGCTGGTGGCGGTGACTGGGGTCAAGAGCCGCTACGTAGTTGCCACCGGCGGGATATTCCTGGTGATCCTCGGCCTGCTGCCGTTTATGGGTCGGGTGATTGCGGCAGTGCCGACTTCAGTGCTGGGCGGTGCCGGGATCGTGCTGTTCGGCACCGTGGCTGCCAGTGGTATCCGGACCTTGTCCAAGGTTGATTACCGCAACAACATGAACCTGATCATCGTCGCCACTTCCATCGGTTTTGGCATGATCCCGATTGCGGCACCGAGTTTCTATGACCACTTCCCGAGCTGGTTCGCGACCATTTTCCATTCAGGGATCAGTTCGTCGGCGATCATGGCGATCCTGTTGAACCTGGCGTTCAACCACTTCACCACCGGCAACTCGGACCAGCAGTCGGTGTTTGTTGCGGGGACTGAGCGCAGCCTGTGCTTCCAGGATGTGGCGGCGTTGCGGGACGGGGATTACTTCAGCGGCGGCAAGTTGTTTGATGCCGAGGGCAAGGAGATTCCGTTGCTGGAGGAAGTACCGAAGAAAGCGGCAGTGCACGGCAGGGCACAGACCAGCGAGGTGTAA
- a CDS encoding proline iminopeptidase-family hydrolase, whose product MEFIDTIREGYAAFRDYQTWYRVTGDLDSGLTPLVILHGGPGCTHDYVDAYKDVAASGHAVIHYDQLGNGRSTHLPDKDPSFWTVGLFLEELDNLLDHLQISNNYAILGQSWGGMLGSEHAILQPKGLRAFIPANSPTCMRTWVAEANRLRKLLPEGVHETLLKHEQAGTYQDPEYLAASRIFYDQHVCRVNPWPEEVARTFAQVDSDPTVYHAMSGPTEFHVIGSLKDWNVIGRLSKVNVPTLVISGRHDEATPLVVKPFLDEIADVRWALFEDSSHMPHVEERQACMGTVVQFLDEACSVPHRTLKTG is encoded by the coding sequence ATGGAATTCATCGACACCATCCGCGAAGGCTATGCGGCTTTTCGCGACTACCAGACCTGGTACCGAGTCACCGGCGACCTGGACAGCGGCCTGACGCCGCTGGTCATCCTCCATGGCGGCCCGGGCTGCACCCATGATTACGTCGACGCCTACAAGGACGTGGCTGCCAGCGGCCACGCGGTCATTCACTACGACCAACTGGGCAACGGCCGTTCCACGCACTTGCCCGATAAAGACCCTTCATTCTGGACCGTCGGCCTGTTCCTGGAAGAACTGGACAACCTGCTGGACCACCTGCAGATCAGCAACAACTACGCAATCCTGGGGCAATCCTGGGGCGGCATGCTCGGCAGCGAACACGCCATCCTGCAACCCAAGGGCCTGCGTGCGTTTATCCCGGCCAACTCGCCGACCTGCATGCGGACCTGGGTCGCCGAGGCCAACCGCCTGCGCAAGCTGCTGCCAGAAGGCGTGCACGAGACCCTGCTCAAGCACGAACAGGCCGGCACCTACCAAGACCCTGAATACCTGGCCGCCTCGCGGATTTTCTATGACCAGCACGTATGCCGGGTCAATCCATGGCCGGAAGAAGTCGCCCGCACCTTCGCCCAGGTGGATTCCGACCCGACGGTGTACCACGCCATGAGCGGCCCGACGGAATTCCATGTGATTGGCAGTTTGAAAGACTGGAACGTGATTGGCCGTCTGTCGAAGGTCAATGTGCCGACCCTGGTGATTTCCGGCCGGCATGACGAGGCCACGCCGCTGGTGGTCAAGCCGTTCCTGGATGAGATTGCCGACGTGCGCTGGGCGCTGTTCGAAGACTCCAGCCACATGCCCCATGTTGAAGAGCGGCAGGCGTGCATGGGGACGGTGGTGCAGTTTTTGGATGAGGCGTGCTCGGTGCCCCACAGAACGCTCAAGACTGGCTGA
- a CDS encoding proline iminopeptidase-family hydrolase: MWREIAPDQRYNVQVDGHNLVAYSFGEGDEVLLCLNGGPGLPCDYLRDAHGWLKDNGLRVVAFDQLGTGASARPTDVSLWEISRYVEEVETVRQALGLGRVHLLGHSWGGWLGIEYAIHYPDALKSLILENTVGDIPHLSLELERLRGALGSETVAMMQRHEAMGTLDHPQYQAAITLLNYRHVCRLDEWPAPVQRSLGDWNMGPYETMQGPNEFLYIGNLKDWNRIPEMAEFKMPILITTGQHDELTPACAMRMKSAARHAELHVFPNSSHMPFYEEPQAYFPVLLDFLARHRG, translated from the coding sequence ATGTGGCGTGAAATTGCCCCCGACCAGCGGTACAACGTGCAAGTCGATGGCCATAACCTCGTGGCCTACAGCTTTGGCGAAGGCGATGAAGTGTTGCTGTGTCTCAATGGCGGCCCGGGGCTGCCTTGCGACTACTTGCGCGACGCCCATGGCTGGCTCAAGGACAACGGCCTGCGAGTGGTTGCATTCGACCAGCTTGGCACCGGCGCATCAGCCAGACCGACCGATGTTTCGCTGTGGGAAATCAGCCGTTATGTCGAAGAAGTCGAGACGGTGCGCCAGGCCCTCGGCCTGGGGCGCGTGCACCTGCTGGGACATTCCTGGGGCGGATGGCTGGGCATCGAGTACGCCATTCACTATCCCGACGCGCTGAAAAGCCTGATCCTGGAAAACACCGTCGGCGACATTCCGCACCTGTCCCTTGAGCTGGAACGCCTGCGCGGCGCCCTCGGTAGCGAGACCGTGGCGATGATGCAACGCCACGAAGCCATGGGCACCCTCGACCATCCGCAGTACCAGGCCGCCATCACCTTGCTCAATTACCGCCACGTCTGCCGCCTGGACGAGTGGCCGGCGCCGGTCCAGCGCTCCCTCGGCGACTGGAACATGGGGCCCTACGAAACGATGCAGGGCCCCAACGAATTCCTCTACATCGGCAACCTCAAGGACTGGAACCGCATCCCCGAGATGGCCGAGTTCAAGATGCCGATACTGATCACCACCGGCCAGCACGACGAACTGACCCCGGCCTGCGCCATGCGGATGAAAAGCGCGGCCAGGCACGCTGAATTGCACGTGTTCCCCAACAGCAGCCATATGCCGTTTTACGAAGAGCCCCAGGCTTACTTCCCGGTGCTGCTGGACTTCCTTGCTCGTCACCGAGGCTGA
- a CDS encoding LuxR family transcriptional regulator codes for MLARLTAFNDRLIPGRSLDEQMDNTLVLAQDLGFDALVYDYTPVPIDHNGALITPSVLQLRNTPPDWYSLWCSSGFYQIDPVQHLALSTVSPFVWSYEAKADTALQKIIDPCHAPVSSYLHDRQMTCGVSVPIHLPRGGFASLTGLRTGKASTVLEDARQTLSDFNLITHALQEAAYPLFSKELRSYPHIRLTKRERECLKWAADGLTAAEIATQLSRSLAVVTLHLASAMHKLGAKNRVQAVVRATHYRLLED; via the coding sequence ATGCTGGCCAGGTTAACTGCCTTTAATGACCGTCTCATCCCCGGCAGGAGCCTGGATGAACAGATGGACAACACCCTCGTATTGGCCCAGGACCTGGGTTTTGATGCGCTGGTCTACGACTACACCCCCGTGCCCATTGACCATAATGGTGCACTGATCACCCCGTCTGTGCTGCAACTGCGCAATACGCCGCCAGACTGGTACAGCTTGTGGTGCAGCTCCGGTTTTTATCAGATCGACCCGGTGCAACACCTCGCGCTGTCGACGGTTTCACCCTTTGTCTGGTCCTACGAGGCCAAGGCCGACACCGCACTGCAAAAGATCATCGACCCCTGCCACGCCCCCGTTTCCAGCTACCTGCACGACCGGCAGATGACCTGCGGCGTCAGCGTGCCGATCCATTTGCCCCGGGGCGGCTTCGCCTCGCTGACCGGACTGCGCACCGGCAAGGCCAGCACGGTGCTGGAGGACGCCCGCCAGACCCTGTCGGATTTCAACCTGATTACCCACGCCTTGCAGGAAGCGGCCTACCCGCTGTTCAGCAAGGAACTGCGCTCCTACCCGCATATCCGCCTGACCAAGCGTGAGCGCGAATGCCTGAAATGGGCCGCCGACGGCCTGACCGCCGCCGAAATCGCCACGCAATTGAGCCGCTCCCTGGCCGTTGTCACCCTGCACCTGGCGTCGGCCATGCATAAGCTGGGGGCCAAGAACCGGGTACAAGCGGTCGTGCGCGCCACCCATTACCGGTTGCTGGAAGACTGA